A DNA window from Fibrobacter sp. UWH4 contains the following coding sequences:
- a CDS encoding glycoside hydrolase family 9 protein produces MNFSKSAFLAGAASVAVSFSSAFAGPLVNQLGFAPDAEKMVVYPGSDANGLEVRDLNGKTVLKLDAPMVYDWDYSGEEVQSFDISALKVPGTYRLFRGGEYVGTPIVVGKNVYDDLVKAALKWFYYQRSSMALDPQYAGKWARAAGHKDDKVIIYGSDKVTGGKGAGKTIKSDRGWYDAGDYGKYIVNSGITVFTLLEAYENFPKYLDSLSWNIPREFAKYPEILEEVRYNLDWMLTMQDKDGGVYHKVTTLKFGGSVMPEKDDAPRYAIIKNVTASLDFAAVMAQASVVYRNIDKAYADKMLKAAEKAYGWAKKNPKAFYKQPADVQTGSYAPGDENGKDEFRWAAAELYRAKVVAGSKNDKAAATYLADLKANPFTPDGAWWGNVNMLAAFRVAQDSASFDKDLVAAAKKVVLDEANNLRAVGDTSGYHLPAFPWSWNWGSNSAMANNGMVLVHAYLLTGDRSYVDGAQQCLDYLLGKNPMDISYVTGFGYRSPRNPHHRPSESDMVDDPVPGMLVGGPHLGKQDINLDGKEHWKCPDYAAADKPALAYLDNRCSYATNEVAINWNAPLVYLAAALEVIYGK; encoded by the coding sequence ATGAATTTCTCTAAAAGTGCGTTTTTAGCCGGTGCAGCTTCTGTAGCTGTGTCATTTTCGTCTGCTTTTGCAGGTCCCCTTGTAAACCAGCTGGGTTTTGCTCCCGATGCAGAAAAGATGGTCGTTTACCCCGGTAGTGACGCCAACGGTCTCGAAGTTCGCGACTTGAACGGCAAGACGGTACTGAAACTTGATGCGCCGATGGTCTACGACTGGGATTACAGTGGCGAGGAGGTGCAGTCGTTCGATATTTCTGCCTTAAAGGTTCCTGGGACCTACCGCCTGTTCCGTGGCGGCGAATACGTGGGTACCCCGATCGTGGTCGGCAAGAACGTCTACGACGACCTGGTAAAGGCTGCCCTCAAGTGGTTCTATTACCAGCGTTCAAGTATGGCGCTGGATCCGCAGTATGCGGGCAAGTGGGCCCGTGCTGCTGGCCATAAGGACGACAAGGTTATCATTTACGGTTCCGACAAGGTGACCGGAGGCAAGGGTGCCGGCAAGACGATCAAGTCGGACCGTGGCTGGTACGATGCGGGTGACTACGGCAAGTATATCGTGAACTCGGGCATTACCGTGTTTACGCTGCTCGAGGCCTACGAAAATTTCCCGAAGTACCTGGATTCGCTCTCCTGGAATATCCCGCGCGAATTTGCGAAGTATCCTGAAATCTTGGAAGAAGTACGCTATAACTTGGACTGGATGCTCACCATGCAGGACAAGGATGGCGGTGTCTACCACAAGGTGACAACGCTTAAGTTCGGTGGCAGCGTGATGCCCGAAAAGGACGACGCCCCGCGCTATGCGATTATCAAGAACGTGACGGCCTCGCTTGACTTCGCGGCCGTGATGGCGCAGGCGAGCGTGGTCTACAGGAATATCGACAAGGCATACGCCGACAAGATGCTCAAGGCTGCCGAAAAGGCTTACGGCTGGGCGAAGAAGAACCCGAAGGCTTTCTACAAGCAGCCCGCCGACGTGCAGACGGGAAGCTACGCCCCCGGCGACGAAAACGGCAAGGATGAATTCCGCTGGGCTGCCGCCGAACTTTACCGTGCGAAGGTGGTGGCGGGATCGAAGAACGACAAGGCTGCGGCTACTTATTTGGCCGACTTGAAGGCGAATCCCTTTACGCCCGATGGCGCCTGGTGGGGCAACGTGAATATGCTCGCCGCGTTCCGCGTGGCGCAGGATTCTGCTTCATTTGACAAGGACCTGGTGGCTGCCGCGAAGAAGGTCGTGCTGGACGAGGCGAACAACCTGCGTGCCGTGGGCGATACGAGCGGTTACCATCTGCCCGCTTTCCCCTGGAGCTGGAACTGGGGCAGCAATAGCGCCATGGCCAACAACGGAATGGTGCTGGTGCATGCCTACCTGCTTACCGGTGACAGGAGCTATGTGGATGGCGCCCAGCAGTGCCTCGACTACCTGCTCGGCAAGAACCCGATGGACATTAGCTACGTGACGGGATTCGGCTACCGAAGCCCCAGAAACCCGCACCACCGTCCGAGCGAATCGGACATGGTCGACGATCCGGTGCCGGGAATGCTCGTGGGTGGCCCGCACCTGGGCAAGCAGGATATCAACCTGGACGGCAAGGAACATTGGAAGTGCCCGGACTATGCCGCCGCCGACAAGCCGGCTCTTGCCTACCTTGACAACCGTTGCAGCTATGCCACGAACGAAGTGGCGATTAACTGGAACGCCCCGCTTGTGTACCTCGCCGCGGCCCTCGAGGTGATTTACGGCAAGTAG
- a CDS encoding ABC transporter ATP-binding protein produces the protein MLSDKPVVFSAKRISKDFGAGKSLKTAVKDVSFDIYDEEFISIVGGSGCGKSVLAKIMLGLYKPTRGQFLYRDKPIKNLKAHWNEVQSVFQDPFGCFNQFFTIRSQLEDALNILKDKPSKEEVRRRVDEGLMAVNVKPEDIEGKYPFELSGGQMQRMLLARIFALRPKVLIADEATSMVDACVRANILDYLRKLKDELKMTVVFVTHDIGLANYVSDRIFIMHDGKIVNQGTPAEVLDNTTEPHTLKLLDDIPEVHKTEWIKNSHRSKK, from the coding sequence ATGCTGTCTGATAAACCCGTTGTATTTTCCGCTAAGCGCATCAGCAAGGATTTTGGTGCCGGCAAGTCCCTGAAGACCGCCGTGAAGGATGTGTCCTTCGACATCTATGACGAAGAGTTCATCTCCATCGTGGGTGGTTCGGGCTGCGGCAAGTCCGTGCTCGCCAAGATCATGCTCGGTCTTTATAAGCCGACTCGCGGCCAGTTCCTGTATCGCGACAAGCCCATCAAGAACCTGAAGGCTCACTGGAACGAAGTGCAGTCCGTGTTCCAGGATCCGTTCGGCTGCTTCAACCAGTTCTTTACCATCCGTAGCCAGCTGGAAGACGCCCTGAACATCCTCAAGGACAAGCCCTCCAAGGAAGAAGTTCGCCGCCGCGTGGACGAAGGCCTGATGGCTGTGAACGTGAAGCCCGAAGATATCGAAGGCAAGTACCCGTTCGAACTTTCCGGCGGTCAGATGCAGCGTATGCTTTTGGCTCGTATCTTCGCGCTCCGTCCGAAGGTCTTGATCGCTGATGAAGCCACCTCCATGGTGGACGCCTGTGTGCGTGCAAACATCCTCGATTACCTCCGCAAGTTGAAAGACGAGCTGAAGATGACCGTGGTGTTCGTGACTCACGATATCGGTCTTGCAAACTACGTTTCTGACCGTATCTTCATCATGCACGACGGTAAGATCGTGAACCAGGGTACTCCTGCCGAAGTGCTCGACAACACGACCGAACCGCACACGCTCAAGCTGCTCGACGATATCCCGGAAGTCCACAAGACCGAATGGATCAAGAACAGCCATCGTTCTAAGAAGTAA
- a CDS encoding ABC transporter ATP-binding protein, with translation MSENVFEVENLGLYYLGRFGDKTHAVTDVSFSMKQGEILGIAGESGCGKSTLVSGLMGMCIPPLYPEKGDVRVRVGDHMESLMHRKLEDVRANVLAQQVSMIPQGAFNALNPVRKIKDIAADVIAAHQQPGKKLDHKEIYDRLCERFDLFGMDTKRVLNSYPIQLTAGERQRSVIGISTLLNPQMVIADEPTSALDVSTQKEVIKMIFDLLDKGIFSTMIFITHELPLLYHVADNIAIMYAGEIVEYGTADQVVKDPRHPYTQALMGAMLSTEASQRTRHPVAIEGAPPSLKNKIVGCRFAPRCKKACPDCKKNTQNIRIVGDRQVRCDYAV, from the coding sequence ATGTCTGAAAATGTATTTGAAGTAGAAAATCTCGGCCTCTATTACCTTGGCCGTTTCGGCGACAAGACTCATGCCGTGACGGATGTGTCCTTCTCCATGAAGCAGGGCGAAATCCTCGGTATCGCAGGTGAATCTGGTTGCGGTAAGTCCACCTTGGTGTCCGGCCTTATGGGCATGTGCATCCCGCCGCTTTACCCCGAAAAGGGTGACGTGCGTGTGCGTGTGGGCGACCACATGGAATCCCTGATGCACCGCAAGCTCGAAGATGTTCGCGCTAACGTGCTCGCTCAGCAGGTCTCCATGATTCCGCAGGGTGCATTCAACGCGCTTAACCCGGTGCGTAAAATCAAGGACATCGCTGCCGACGTGATCGCTGCCCACCAGCAGCCGGGCAAGAAGCTCGACCACAAGGAAATCTACGACCGTCTTTGCGAACGTTTCGACCTGTTCGGAATGGATACCAAGCGTGTGCTGAACTCCTACCCGATTCAGCTCACCGCCGGTGAACGCCAGCGTTCCGTGATCGGTATCTCCACCTTGCTCAACCCGCAGATGGTGATCGCCGACGAACCGACTTCCGCTCTGGACGTTTCTACCCAGAAGGAAGTGATCAAGATGATTTTCGATCTTCTTGACAAGGGCATCTTCTCCACGATGATCTTCATTACCCACGAACTTCCGCTCCTGTACCACGTGGCAGACAACATCGCCATCATGTACGCCGGCGAAATCGTGGAATACGGTACGGCTGATCAGGTCGTTAAGGATCCGCGTCACCCGTATACGCAGGCTCTGATGGGCGCTATGCTTTCTACCGAAGCTTCCCAGCGTACCCGTCATCCGGTGGCTATCGAAGGTGCTCCTCCGAGCCTGAAGAACAAGATCGTGGGTTGCCGCTTTGCTCCCCGCTGCAAGAAGGCATGCCCCGACTGCAAGAAGAATACCCAGAACATCCGCATTGTAGGCGACCGTCAAGTGAGGTGCGATTATGCTGTCTGA
- a CDS encoding ABC transporter permease — MLKLLRNLLKSPMFVIGISIFVLTLLIALFGPLFYNVDTHARDILAGPYAGSSSEHLLGTDHLGRDYVSLLIAGLRSSLYVGFVAGIIATTIGVLIGLFGGFRGGWIDEVLNMFTNLFIVIPQFVILVLISSAVKDGRSLTLIGLIIGLTAWSWSARAVRAQASSLRSRDHIALARINGASTLTIVIKHVLPYLLSYVFMVFIMQVGSGILSEASISMIGLGPVDTTSLGIILNQAKDNGALADSIWIAFIPATLVVTLTVFALYLINTSMEGVFNPRLRK; from the coding sequence ATGTTGAAACTCTTAAGAAACCTTCTCAAGTCCCCGATGTTTGTCATCGGTATCTCGATCTTCGTGCTCACGCTCCTGATCGCGCTCTTTGGACCTCTCTTCTACAACGTCGATACTCACGCCCGTGACATTCTCGCTGGCCCGTATGCAGGTTCTTCTTCTGAACACCTGCTCGGTACCGACCACCTCGGCCGTGACTATGTGTCCCTGCTGATTGCTGGTCTGCGCAGCTCGCTCTATGTGGGTTTCGTGGCCGGTATCATCGCCACGACGATCGGTGTGCTTATCGGTCTGTTCGGCGGTTTCCGCGGTGGCTGGATCGACGAAGTCCTGAACATGTTCACGAACCTCTTCATCGTGATTCCGCAGTTCGTGATCCTCGTGCTTATCAGCTCTGCCGTGAAGGACGGTCGTTCCCTCACCTTGATCGGTCTCATCATCGGTCTTACCGCATGGAGCTGGTCTGCTCGTGCTGTGCGTGCCCAGGCATCTTCTCTGCGTAGCCGCGACCACATCGCGCTTGCCCGCATCAACGGTGCATCTACGCTCACGATCGTGATCAAGCATGTGCTTCCGTACTTGCTCTCCTACGTGTTCATGGTGTTCATCATGCAGGTGGGTTCGGGTATTCTTTCCGAAGCTTCCATCTCCATGATCGGCCTTGGCCCTGTCGATACGACTAGCCTCGGTATCATCTTGAACCAGGCGAAGGACAACGGCGCTCTTGCCGACTCCATCTGGATTGCCTTCATTCCGGCGACCCTCGTGGTGACCCTTACGGTGTTTGCCCTTTACCTCATCAATACTTCTATGGAAGGCGTCTTTAACCCGCGTCTGCGCAAATAA
- a CDS encoding ABC transporter permease has translation MLRYVLQKGFWYLLTFVFAVALNFALPRLGDNNPVDIIMGQAGKGLSPTEAQKKKAELLVSFGMAELDDQGNVIYEPEVDENGQMVTRRVAKLDEAGNPVLVTVKEVNEDGTPKMVERQKVDAEGKPVFEEKPVLDAKGKPVMEKVGKKKVAKVEKVAVMESVQAERQDTVMVEEPVLKTDPKLSSAFSQFLRYIANVFKGDLGLSYQNNEPVTNVIKKSLPWTLLIQAPTILLGWIIGNLLGAFAAYKRGIFDKVFFPCAMFLNGVPYFVFGMLLVALFSITLGWFPAMGAYSSDIPELTFSWTCIKSVAWYYILPFFSCFPILLSGQATGMRSMSIYELGTDYMKYAKWLGLREGKIISYVFRNAMLPQLTGLAQSLGAMVGGALITEMIFSYPGLGMAMLNAIQKNDYATIQGCTLMISTCVLVANYAVDVLIAVFDPRVKAGLQMGGK, from the coding sequence ATGCTACGCTATGTCCTGCAGAAGGGGTTCTGGTATCTCCTGACCTTCGTTTTTGCAGTGGCACTTAACTTCGCGTTGCCGCGTCTTGGCGACAACAACCCGGTCGACATCATTATGGGTCAGGCCGGTAAGGGCCTTTCTCCGACTGAAGCTCAGAAGAAGAAGGCCGAACTCCTGGTTTCCTTCGGCATGGCCGAACTCGACGACCAGGGTAACGTGATTTACGAACCGGAAGTCGACGAAAATGGTCAGATGGTTACCCGTAGGGTCGCCAAGCTCGACGAGGCCGGCAATCCGGTGCTCGTGACCGTGAAGGAAGTCAACGAAGACGGCACCCCGAAGATGGTGGAACGCCAGAAGGTTGACGCCGAAGGCAAGCCGGTCTTCGAAGAAAAGCCGGTACTCGACGCCAAGGGCAAGCCCGTGATGGAAAAGGTGGGCAAGAAGAAGGTCGCCAAGGTTGAAAAGGTTGCCGTGATGGAATCTGTCCAGGCAGAACGTCAGGACACCGTGATGGTTGAAGAACCGGTGCTCAAGACCGACCCGAAGCTCAGTTCTGCATTCTCCCAGTTCCTCCGTTACATCGCCAACGTGTTCAAGGGAGACCTCGGCCTCTCTTACCAGAACAACGAACCGGTGACCAACGTGATCAAGAAGTCCCTCCCGTGGACGCTCCTCATCCAGGCTCCGACTATTTTGCTCGGCTGGATTATCGGTAACTTGCTCGGTGCTTTCGCTGCTTACAAGCGCGGCATTTTCGACAAGGTGTTCTTCCCCTGCGCCATGTTCCTGAACGGTGTGCCGTACTTCGTGTTCGGTATGCTCTTGGTGGCCCTCTTCTCCATCACGCTCGGTTGGTTCCCGGCCATGGGTGCCTACAGCTCTGACATTCCGGAACTCACCTTCTCCTGGACCTGCATCAAGAGCGTCGCTTGGTACTACATCCTCCCGTTCTTCAGCTGCTTCCCGATTCTTCTTTCGGGTCAGGCAACGGGTATGCGCTCCATGTCCATTTATGAACTCGGTACTGACTACATGAAGTACGCTAAGTGGCTCGGTCTTCGCGAAGGCAAGATTATTAGCTACGTGTTCCGTAACGCCATGCTTCCGCAGCTCACCGGTCTTGCTCAGTCCCTGGGCGCCATGGTGGGTGGCGCACTCATTACCGAAATGATCTTCTCTTATCCGGGCCTCGGTATGGCGATGCTCAACGCCATCCAGAAGAACGACTACGCAACGATTCAGGGTTGTACGCTCATGATCTCTACCTGCGTGCTTGTGGCCAACTACGCCGTTGACGTGCTCATCGCCGTGTTCGATCCGCGCGTTAAGGCCGGTCTCCAAATGGGAGGTAAGTAA
- a CDS encoding ABC transporter substrate-binding protein, with amino-acid sequence MIGLKSIAKTALALSASGALLSGCGDAASEGDLGGALPRQQTLYLSGQQNDAPGSFNPLAESWMASWPVGGRFNLMYEPLITYNSLNGKIEPLLGTLVEELSNNDSIVVDLNPAAKWSDGKPVTSTDVTFMFLRGSINSTEQISAIHIDTLKKNEDGTVAERLSFMVAKDKRNNPLTVRDMLQATRIAPSHVFEPLIKEKGLDETKKLPMDQNPVISGPYNLRSADPNKIILERRDDYWGNAALHDGQLPAPKFIVHPIYKNNEHNTIAMREGNLDASQSFIPRIARKASAGVHTWWNEPPYFRPGAMPMLVINTLKEPLNDKRFRRALATAIDYNALRQFAVSNYTSTLKAGLIMPTDLEGKYIVDEDLEKYGVNLGISDEAERLAAVKQILSEAGFKSVFNDDGTLDHMENAKGERLPTLYITSPNGWTDWEAMVTIAVEGMRKAGIDIREGFVDGGSYWPAMGLGNFDLVMHKPVADVTPSLPWSRFNEIMASRDWQPLGAWAGVNIGRYNQPGTEGFRPEVDQLLSAIPLMTDSVEIAKAYRELNKIFMEDQPSIPLVYLPEQFYEFSDRVWTNWPTAENPYAPAQLPWVASGTKILWNLKLAK; translated from the coding sequence ATGATTGGATTGAAATCGATTGCCAAGACGGCGCTTGCGCTCTCGGCATCCGGTGCGCTCCTTTCGGGTTGCGGCGACGCAGCATCGGAAGGTGATCTGGGTGGCGCGCTTCCCCGTCAACAGACGCTGTACTTGTCGGGCCAGCAGAACGACGCTCCGGGTTCGTTTAACCCGCTAGCTGAAAGCTGGATGGCTTCCTGGCCGGTGGGCGGACGCTTCAACCTGATGTACGAACCGCTCATCACCTACAACTCCCTGAATGGTAAGATCGAACCCCTTCTGGGCACCTTGGTCGAAGAGCTTTCCAATAACGACTCCATCGTTGTGGACCTGAACCCCGCCGCCAAGTGGAGCGACGGTAAGCCGGTGACTTCTACCGACGTGACCTTCATGTTCCTGCGCGGTTCCATCAACTCTACCGAACAGATTTCCGCTATTCATATCGACACCTTGAAGAAGAACGAAGACGGTACCGTTGCTGAACGTCTTTCCTTCATGGTCGCTAAGGACAAGCGCAACAACCCGCTGACCGTGCGCGACATGTTGCAGGCGACCCGTATCGCTCCGTCGCATGTGTTTGAACCGCTGATCAAGGAAAAGGGCCTCGACGAGACGAAGAAGCTCCCCATGGATCAGAATCCGGTGATTTCGGGTCCGTACAACCTGCGTAGCGCTGACCCGAACAAGATTATTCTTGAACGCCGCGACGACTACTGGGGCAACGCTGCCCTCCACGACGGACAGCTCCCGGCTCCGAAGTTCATTGTTCACCCGATTTACAAGAACAACGAACATAATACCATCGCCATGCGCGAAGGCAACCTTGATGCCTCCCAGAGCTTTATTCCGCGTATTGCTCGTAAGGCTTCGGCCGGCGTCCACACCTGGTGGAACGAGCCGCCTTACTTCCGTCCGGGTGCAATGCCCATGCTCGTGATCAACACCCTTAAGGAACCCCTGAACGACAAGCGTTTCCGCCGTGCTCTTGCTACGGCAATTGACTACAACGCTCTGCGCCAGTTCGCCGTTTCCAACTACACCTCTACCCTCAAGGCCGGCCTCATCATGCCGACGGACCTCGAAGGCAAGTACATTGTCGACGAAGACCTCGAAAAGTACGGCGTGAACCTTGGCATCAGCGATGAAGCCGAACGCCTCGCCGCAGTGAAGCAGATTCTTTCCGAAGCGGGCTTCAAGTCCGTGTTCAACGACGACGGTACCTTGGACCACATGGAAAATGCCAAGGGCGAACGTCTCCCGACTCTCTACATCACTAGCCCGAATGGTTGGACCGACTGGGAAGCCATGGTGACGATTGCTGTCGAAGGCATGCGCAAGGCCGGTATCGATATCCGCGAAGGCTTCGTGGACGGTGGTTCCTACTGGCCGGCCATGGGTCTTGGCAACTTCGACCTCGTGATGCACAAGCCTGTCGCCGACGTGACTCCGTCTCTTCCGTGGAGCCGCTTCAACGAAATCATGGCAAGCCGCGACTGGCAGCCGCTTGGCGCCTGGGCCGGTGTGAACATCGGTCGTTACAACCAGCCGGGTACCGAAGGCTTCCGCCCCGAAGTGGACCAGCTCCTTTCCGCTATTCCTCTGATGACGGACTCCGTGGAAATCGCAAAGGCCTACCGCGAACTCAACAAGATCTTCATGGAAGACCAGCCCTCTATTCCGCTGGTCTACCTGCCCGAACAGTTCTACGAATTCAGCGACCGCGTGTGGACGAACTGGCCCACCGCCGAAAACCCGTACGCTCCGGCTCAGCTGCCGTGGGTGGCTTCGGGCACCAAGATCCTCTGGAACTTAAAGCTTGCTAAATAA
- the eno gene encoding phosphopyruvate hydratase — translation MAKIAKVWARQILDSRGNPSLEVDVTLDNGIVGHAAVPSGASTGEREACELRDGDKKTYCGKGTLTAVKNVNTKIAKKIVGMDPSKQTEVDDAMIELDGNRMLKNTLGANAILGVSMAVCVAAAKDAGLPLYQYIAKLHGTEKLTLPCPMCNVINGGAHSSAPIDFQEFMIAPVGAKTFSKGLQMVTEIFHALKAVLKKGGFDTTVGDEGGFAPGVAIKPAKNKFGYEIKDVMTLEKALAALKTATENAGYVFGKDIKIALDVASSEFCDKDSEKKGSKAVTYTFKKSTKKTLKSAEMVKLYEKLIDKYSIFSIEDGLDEADWAGWKVLTDKLGGKINLVGDDLFVTNPTIFDEGIKAGIANAILIKVNQVGSVSETLAAIKRAQVEGYAPIVSHRSGETEDTFIADLAVGTAAGQIKTGSLSRTDRVCKYNRLLRIEEELGKAAVYAGDPRKACKATKTACACKKSCKKK, via the coding sequence ATGGCTAAAATCGCTAAAGTTTGGGCTCGTCAGATCCTGGATTCCCGTGGCAATCCGTCTCTCGAAGTCGATGTTACTCTTGACAACGGTATCGTTGGTCACGCTGCTGTTCCGAGTGGTGCTTCCACCGGCGAACGCGAAGCTTGCGAACTCCGCGACGGCGACAAGAAGACTTACTGCGGTAAGGGCACTCTCACTGCCGTGAAGAACGTCAACACCAAGATCGCTAAGAAGATCGTTGGCATGGATCCGTCCAAGCAGACTGAAGTTGATGACGCTATGATCGAACTCGACGGCAACCGCATGCTCAAGAACACGCTCGGTGCAAACGCTATCCTCGGCGTTTCCATGGCTGTTTGCGTTGCTGCTGCTAAGGATGCTGGCCTTCCGCTTTACCAGTACATTGCTAAGCTCCATGGCACTGAAAAGCTCACCCTCCCGTGCCCGATGTGCAACGTGATCAACGGTGGTGCTCACTCTTCCGCTCCGATCGACTTCCAGGAATTCATGATCGCTCCGGTTGGCGCTAAGACTTTCTCCAAGGGTCTCCAGATGGTGACCGAAATCTTCCACGCTCTTAAGGCTGTCCTCAAGAAGGGTGGTTTCGATACGACGGTTGGTGACGAAGGTGGCTTTGCTCCGGGCGTTGCTATCAAGCCGGCTAAGAACAAGTTTGGTTACGAAATCAAGGACGTGATGACCCTCGAAAAGGCTCTCGCTGCTTTGAAGACCGCTACTGAAAACGCTGGTTACGTTTTCGGCAAGGACATCAAGATCGCTCTTGACGTTGCTTCTTCCGAATTCTGCGACAAGGATTCTGAAAAGAAAGGCTCCAAGGCTGTTACTTACACGTTCAAGAAGAGCACCAAGAAGACCCTCAAGTCTGCTGAAATGGTCAAGCTCTATGAAAAGCTCATCGACAAGTATTCCATCTTCTCCATCGAAGACGGTCTCGATGAAGCTGACTGGGCAGGTTGGAAGGTTCTTACCGACAAGCTCGGTGGCAAGATCAACCTCGTGGGTGACGACCTGTTCGTCACGAACCCGACCATCTTCGACGAAGGCATCAAGGCTGGCATCGCTAACGCTATCCTCATCAAGGTGAACCAGGTCGGTTCTGTTTCTGAAACCCTCGCTGCTATCAAGCGTGCTCAGGTTGAAGGCTATGCTCCGATCGTTTCTCACCGTTCTGGCGAAACCGAAGACACCTTCATTGCTGACCTCGCCGTCGGTACTGCCGCTGGCCAGATCAAGACTGGTTCTCTCTCTCGTACGGACCGCGTCTGCAAGTACAATCGCCTCCTCCGCATCGAAGAAGAACTCGGCAAGGCTGCCGTGTACGCCGGTGACCCGCGCAAGGCTTGCAAGGCCACTAAGACCGCTTGCGCTTGCAAGAAGTCCTGCAAGAAGAAGTAG
- a CDS encoding aspartate kinase translates to MSQRIVCKFGGSSVADAGQFKKIKAIVESDKNRKVIVVSAPGKRNPKETKLTDLLYSTYDLASKGLDFSTPWNLIRQRYDEICKDLGLEDKLTEDLDSLEDKLKNHPESVSTDFLVSRGEFLCARLMAKYLGANFVDTFPLITFDDKYRITPKTYEDIAKTLSDENQLYVLPGFYGSNLRGEVKTFSRGGSDITGAILANGIDAAKYENWTDVSGMLMADPRIVENPLPIEYVSYREIRELAYSGASVLHDESIAPCRAKKIPINIRNTNRPEDAGTIIGPTPEEAKLPITGVAGRKGFSMIYIEKSMMNKEVGFGRRVLAVLESEGLSYELCPSAIDSMSIVVDSKALDAVQDVVLEDITQQMRPDRIKVFPGISLIATVGHGMTNKIGVAAKLFTALADNKVNVRIIDQGSSQINIITGVDEADTEKAIKAIYGAFVK, encoded by the coding sequence GTAAGTTCGGCGGCAGCTCTGTCGCCGATGCCGGCCAGTTCAAGAAGATCAAGGCCATCGTTGAATCCGACAAGAACCGCAAGGTCATCGTCGTTTCCGCCCCCGGCAAGCGCAATCCTAAGGAAACAAAGCTTACCGACCTCCTCTACAGCACTTACGACCTCGCCTCCAAGGGTCTCGACTTTTCGACCCCGTGGAACCTGATCCGTCAGCGCTATGACGAAATCTGCAAGGACCTCGGTCTCGAAGACAAGCTCACCGAAGACTTGGACAGCCTCGAAGACAAGCTCAAGAACCACCCCGAATCCGTCAGCACCGACTTCTTGGTAAGCCGTGGCGAATTCCTGTGCGCACGCCTCATGGCCAAGTACCTGGGCGCAAACTTCGTCGACACCTTCCCGCTGATCACCTTCGACGACAAGTATCGTATTACGCCGAAGACCTACGAAGATATCGCGAAGACCTTGTCTGACGAAAACCAGCTTTACGTGCTGCCGGGCTTTTACGGTAGCAACCTCCGTGGCGAAGTCAAGACCTTCAGCCGTGGCGGTTCCGACATCACGGGCGCCATTCTCGCTAACGGCATCGATGCTGCCAAGTACGAAAACTGGACCGACGTCTCGGGCATGCTCATGGCTGACCCGCGCATTGTCGAAAATCCGCTGCCCATCGAATACGTGAGCTACCGCGAAATCCGCGAACTTGCCTACTCCGGCGCCAGCGTGCTTCACGACGAATCCATCGCCCCGTGCCGCGCGAAGAAGATTCCTATCAACATCCGCAACACGAACCGTCCCGAAGACGCGGGTACCATCATCGGCCCCACTCCGGAAGAAGCGAAGCTCCCGATTACGGGTGTCGCCGGCCGTAAGGGTTTCTCGATGATCTACATCGAAAAGTCCATGATGAACAAGGAAGTCGGTTTCGGCCGCCGCGTGCTCGCCGTGCTCGAAAGCGAAGGCCTCTCTTACGAACTGTGCCCGAGCGCCATCGACTCCATGAGCATCGTGGTGGATTCTAAGGCTCTCGACGCCGTGCAGGACGTGGTCCTCGAAGACATCACGCAGCAGATGCGCCCCGACCGTATCAAGGTGTTCCCGGGCATCTCGCTCATCGCGACTGTCGGTCACGGCATGACGAACAAGATCGGTGTGGCAGCAAAGCTCTTCACCGCTCTCGCCGACAACAAGGTGAACGTCCGCATTATCGACCAGGGTTCTTCGCAGATCAACATCATCACCGGTGTTGACGAAGCCGATACCGAGAAGGCCATCAAGGCTATCTACGGCGCATTCGTGAAATAG